The Actinomadura sp. WMMB 499 genome includes a window with the following:
- a CDS encoding glycosyltransferase family A protein encodes MISVIIPTRNRPGTLHRALRSLARQTSRDFEVIVIADGGIPPQAVINSWKHELPVSLLETDGKGVSHARNLGVATAGGEYLAFLDDDDIFLPRHLEIAHRALTAGHAEVVYGGALVSPRWVEAVPRHTAALPRKNYAFDDDFLLIANYIHTGSVVVRSFADTPVRFDEQMTHCEDWGMWLALRHDLGYRFSHLGECTSVYHQVAHASGAVATAYQTSPTPFTTARAALYRKWAPSRNRRQIDAYRAWFVEFDARLDARLAHRQPIPAHAYEHAIRALYTAFTYGAAADPTLLDSIIPPPGAPLTTERQG; translated from the coding sequence GTGATCAGCGTCATCATCCCCACCCGCAACCGTCCAGGCACCCTGCACCGGGCCCTGCGCAGTCTGGCCCGCCAGACCTCTCGCGACTTCGAGGTGATCGTCATCGCCGATGGCGGCATCCCACCCCAAGCGGTCATCAACTCCTGGAAACACGAACTCCCCGTGAGCCTTTTGGAGACGGACGGCAAAGGCGTCTCCCACGCCCGAAACCTCGGCGTGGCCACAGCGGGCGGCGAATACCTGGCGTTCCTCGATGACGACGACATCTTCCTTCCGCGTCACCTGGAAATCGCGCACCGCGCACTGACGGCGGGTCATGCAGAAGTCGTCTACGGTGGAGCGCTCGTCAGTCCGCGCTGGGTCGAGGCCGTCCCCCGTCATACCGCCGCCCTGCCCCGCAAAAACTACGCATTCGATGACGACTTCCTACTCATCGCCAACTACATCCACACCGGATCAGTCGTGGTCCGAAGCTTCGCCGACACTCCCGTGCGGTTCGACGAGCAGATGACCCACTGCGAAGACTGGGGCATGTGGCTTGCCCTGCGCCACGACCTGGGCTACCGGTTCTCCCACCTCGGTGAATGCACCAGCGTGTACCACCAGGTCGCCCACGCCTCCGGCGCCGTTGCCACGGCCTACCAGACAAGCCCCACCCCCTTCACCACCGCCCGAGCGGCCCTCTACCGCAAATGGGCACCGTCCAGAAACCGTCGACAGATCGACGCCTACCGTGCCTGGTTCGTCGAGTTCGATGCTCGCCTCGACGCACGACTCGCCCATCGGCAACCGATCCCAGCCCACGCGTACGAGCACGCGATCCGCGCCCTGTACACCGCCTTCACCTATGGGGCAGCCGCAGACCCCACGCTCCTGGACAGCATCATCCCGCCACCAGGGGCCCCTCTCACGACCGAGCGGCAAGGATGA
- a CDS encoding AAA family ATPase, with translation MTLPTLTVVSGGPGTGKTTLAHELAQTLGCPAIIRDEIKQGMVLSTPGYQAGGDDPLNHPTLDAFFSVLRTLLSAGVTVVAEAAFQDRLWRPNLEPLTALADLRVIRCTVNAASAHERITRRARESAHRAAHGDLDLLKAIANGQHSLDSWEPIRMDVPTLLVDTTDGYQPTIPNIGAFATGG, from the coding sequence ATGACGCTTCCGACGTTGACCGTGGTGAGCGGCGGTCCCGGAACCGGCAAGACGACCCTGGCCCACGAACTTGCCCAAACCCTGGGATGCCCCGCGATCATCCGTGACGAGATCAAACAGGGAATGGTCCTGTCCACTCCCGGCTACCAGGCAGGCGGCGACGACCCACTCAACCACCCCACCCTCGACGCCTTCTTCAGCGTGCTGAGGACCCTGCTGAGCGCCGGTGTCACCGTCGTCGCCGAAGCCGCCTTCCAAGACCGGCTATGGCGGCCCAACCTCGAGCCCCTCACTGCCCTCGCCGATCTCCGCGTCATCCGCTGCACCGTAAACGCCGCCTCCGCCCATGAGCGGATCACGCGACGCGCCCGCGAGAGCGCCCACCGAGCCGCCCACGGCGACCTCGATCTCCTCAAGGCGATCGCCAACGGACAGCACTCGCTGGACTCCTGGGAGCCGATCCGCATGGACGTCCCCACCCTGCTCGTCGACACCACAGACGGCTACCAGCCGACGATCCCCAACATCGGCGCCTTCGCCACCGGAGGATAG
- a CDS encoding class I SAM-dependent methyltransferase, which yields MSSNHHSTSARRATYDGFAETFAAEASVSAYNAHYDRPTVLELLGEVAGKRVLDAGCGPGLYLAELNRRGAETIGFDQSSDMINAARQRLGPGANLRRHDLDEPLHWLDDHAVDLVLAALVIHYLDDRVGALRELHRVLRPNGRLVLSTSHPTADWLDSGGGYFEQRYEQQQWSRGFKHWYWRQPLERWIEEFTAAGFAIENLVEHQPQRTMSQHHPSDYAKLTREPGFIAYRLAKATATC from the coding sequence ATGTCCTCGAACCACCACTCCACCAGCGCCCGCAGAGCGACCTACGACGGATTCGCCGAGACCTTCGCCGCCGAGGCATCCGTCAGCGCGTACAACGCCCACTACGACCGCCCGACCGTCCTCGAACTGCTCGGCGAAGTCGCCGGCAAACGCGTCCTGGATGCCGGATGCGGTCCCGGCCTCTACCTCGCCGAACTGAACCGTAGAGGCGCCGAGACGATCGGCTTCGACCAGAGCAGCGACATGATCAACGCCGCCCGGCAACGGCTCGGTCCCGGTGCAAATCTACGACGCCACGACCTGGACGAACCGCTGCACTGGCTGGACGACCACGCCGTCGACCTCGTCCTGGCCGCTTTGGTGATCCACTACCTCGATGACCGTGTCGGCGCCCTGCGTGAACTGCACCGTGTCTTGCGGCCCAACGGCCGATTGGTGCTGTCCACCAGCCACCCCACCGCCGACTGGCTGGACAGCGGCGGAGGCTATTTCGAGCAGCGCTACGAACAGCAGCAATGGTCACGCGGTTTCAAACACTGGTACTGGCGCCAGCCCCTCGAGCGTTGGATCGAGGAGTTCACCGCCGCAGGATTCGCGATCGAGAACCTCGTCGAGCACCAGCCGCAGAGGACAATGTCCCAGCATCATCCATCCGACTACGCCAAGCTCACCCGCGAACCCGGCTTCATCGCCTACCGTCTCGCAAAGGCCACGGCCACCTGCTGA
- a CDS encoding radical SAM/SPASM domain-containing protein, translating into MHGFTHPEASPGSAEEVSSLPGLLQTSPYLTHVTPGHEAPVVYMSDTFGPTFPSGAPPGSDVLFGLVALDRTIVWQSDRLVLDMLRECASRPCGAARLAGRFGAERVSSAVRRGWLQAPDELCREYRLVSGEIEVTSHCNWGCSFCPVSIEPKPRRTMPMHLFEEVIGKLADVSTLEYVTFQFFNEPTLDRYFNHRVQVLARYGLKLALYTNGSALTGDKVDCLRRHSVLRHLIVNLPSADKDEFAELTGSRSYRQTTRNLERALEAGFPVQIVVNGAGARLARNLDALRRRYEPLGAQVCASQTCDRAGELRNEHFQDVHVAGRLTGCGWPVHHANISVDGDLFLCCNDYHQREVFGHIRDGSIDELMTSEMAVTARRKVFGVLDADDDFLCRRCHNQQPDYPGRDFRPLATFG; encoded by the coding sequence ATGCACGGATTCACCCACCCGGAAGCATCTCCAGGATCGGCCGAGGAAGTGTCGTCCCTTCCTGGATTGCTGCAGACCTCTCCGTACCTCACCCACGTCACGCCCGGCCACGAGGCCCCGGTGGTCTACATGAGCGACACCTTCGGGCCGACGTTCCCAAGCGGCGCGCCGCCCGGATCTGACGTCTTGTTCGGGCTCGTCGCACTGGATCGCACGATCGTCTGGCAGTCCGATCGACTGGTACTGGACATGCTCCGAGAGTGCGCGTCTCGACCGTGTGGAGCGGCCAGGCTGGCCGGAAGATTCGGTGCCGAACGAGTGTCCTCGGCCGTCCGGCGTGGATGGCTGCAGGCACCGGACGAGCTATGCCGTGAATACCGCCTGGTGTCCGGGGAGATCGAGGTCACCTCCCATTGCAACTGGGGTTGCAGCTTCTGCCCGGTGTCCATAGAGCCCAAGCCCCGCCGGACGATGCCGATGCATCTGTTCGAGGAGGTCATCGGCAAGCTCGCGGACGTCTCAACGCTCGAGTACGTGACGTTCCAGTTCTTCAACGAGCCCACCCTGGACCGGTACTTCAACCACCGGGTGCAGGTGCTGGCCCGGTACGGCTTGAAGCTCGCGCTCTACACCAACGGATCGGCCCTCACCGGCGACAAGGTCGATTGCCTGCGGCGGCACAGCGTCCTGCGGCATCTGATCGTCAACCTGCCGAGCGCCGATAAGGACGAGTTCGCCGAGCTGACGGGTTCGCGCAGCTACCGGCAGACCACACGGAACCTGGAGCGGGCGCTGGAGGCCGGGTTCCCCGTTCAGATCGTCGTCAATGGTGCAGGCGCACGCCTTGCCCGAAACCTCGATGCGCTCCGACGCCGCTACGAGCCTCTCGGGGCGCAGGTGTGTGCGAGCCAGACGTGCGATCGAGCCGGCGAGCTACGAAACGAGCACTTCCAGGACGTCCACGTGGCGGGGCGGCTGACCGGCTGCGGCTGGCCGGTGCACCACGCCAACATCAGCGTCGACGGCGACCTGTTCCTGTGCTGCAACGACTATCACCAGCGTGAGGTGTTCGGCCATATCCGGGACGGCTCGATCGACGAGCTCATGACCAGCGAGATGGCGGTCACCGCACGACGCAAAGTCTTCGGCGTGCTCGACGCCGACGACGACTTCCTGTGCCGCCGGTGCCACAACCAACAACCCGACTATCCGGGCCGCGACTTCCGCCCCTTAGCGACGTTCGGCTGA
- a CDS encoding arylsulfotransferase family protein yields MNGEPNTQDAFLFSPSSSYPRPLACLVDRDGDLVHAWSNTTGQPNPATDPPSYLRGWNHVELAADGSLYAMVPLHALLKLRPNSSLAWKTELPVHHDLDFGPGGEIYALTERPRTVRRRGGRHVVLDNFITIISPEGNVMENHSLYDLLTTQPAIRSLIDSRVARRITTPGSTAPTNLDVLCDRTGRDASRMLRGLPGSPCDILHANTLEILHTHPHGLWNNGDVLVSLRDLDLIAVLDLRAQQVRWWWGPQELSAQHQPSALPNGNLLVFDNGQKMRRSRPLELDPVTGAVVWQYTADPPQALFSPMAGGCERLPSGNVLISDAQAGRAIEVTSGGHITWTLQIHTRQRSASANSRCEIYRIAAAPTGVTVHLSGGASHARHLAWLRVQCRTDRAPLPAGTSP; encoded by the coding sequence ATGAACGGTGAGCCGAACACCCAGGACGCCTTCCTGTTCTCTCCCTCATCCTCCTACCCCCGGCCGCTCGCGTGCCTGGTCGATCGTGACGGCGACCTGGTGCACGCCTGGAGCAATACCACCGGCCAACCCAACCCCGCCACCGACCCGCCGTCCTACCTGCGCGGCTGGAACCACGTAGAACTCGCCGCCGACGGCAGCCTTTACGCCATGGTTCCGCTGCACGCCCTCCTGAAATTGCGACCCAACTCATCCCTCGCGTGGAAGACCGAGCTCCCGGTGCATCATGACCTGGATTTCGGTCCCGGCGGGGAGATCTACGCATTAACCGAACGGCCCCGCACCGTGCGCAGAAGGGGTGGCCGACACGTGGTCCTAGACAACTTCATCACCATCATCAGTCCCGAGGGCAACGTTATGGAGAACCACTCCCTCTACGACTTGCTGACCACCCAACCCGCCATCCGCTCGCTTATCGACAGCCGAGTCGCTCGGCGCATCACGACGCCCGGTTCCACCGCCCCGACGAACCTGGACGTCCTATGCGACCGCACAGGACGTGACGCCTCGCGGATGTTGCGTGGCCTGCCGGGCTCCCCGTGCGACATCCTGCACGCCAACACTCTCGAAATCCTGCACACCCACCCTCACGGTCTGTGGAACAACGGCGACGTACTGGTCTCCCTACGCGACCTCGACCTGATTGCCGTCCTGGACCTGCGAGCACAGCAAGTGCGCTGGTGGTGGGGCCCACAAGAGTTGTCAGCACAGCACCAGCCCTCCGCGCTCCCTAACGGCAACCTGCTCGTCTTCGACAACGGGCAGAAGATGCGGCGTTCCCGCCCCCTGGAGCTCGACCCCGTAACCGGCGCCGTCGTCTGGCAGTACACCGCAGACCCACCGCAGGCATTGTTCAGTCCGATGGCCGGCGGGTGCGAACGACTTCCCAGCGGAAACGTCCTGATCAGCGATGCCCAGGCGGGCCGCGCCATCGAGGTGACGAGCGGCGGCCACATCACCTGGACACTTCAGATCCACACCCGCCAGCGGTCGGCGAGCGCGAACTCTCGCTGCGAGATCTACCGGATCGCGGCGGCGCCCACCGGCGTGACCGTCCATCTGTCCGGCGGCGCGAGCCACGCCCGGCACCTGGCATGGCTCCGTGTGCAGTGCCGAACTGACCGTGCACCCCTCCCTGCAGGAACCAGCCCGTGA
- a CDS encoding creatininase family protein: MLLGEMSWPDLQSRTHDAFAVVPVGAVEPHGPHLPLASDTMISDYFAGRLAQQINGLVTPSIGYGVATPPQRLGGDFPGVINISGQTFTHLINDVLTALARHGMRKFVIVNSAIDNIGFLCESARILTSDMPDARVMIVNWWDVVGEEFRNRLAAETAVDRADDHHAAMVESSLVMHIAPHAVQPDRTPASPTRPPARRINYHMFPIPTDVATESGVVYTAAEADARLGERVAERVAHEMAAAVRLEFGESDER, translated from the coding sequence ATGCTGCTCGGCGAGATGTCATGGCCCGACCTACAGTCACGCACGCACGATGCCTTCGCCGTCGTCCCTGTGGGCGCAGTCGAACCGCACGGTCCACACCTGCCGCTGGCCTCCGACACGATGATCAGCGACTACTTCGCAGGCCGTCTCGCTCAGCAGATCAACGGACTGGTCACACCGTCGATCGGATACGGGGTCGCCACCCCGCCCCAACGGCTCGGCGGCGACTTCCCCGGAGTCATCAACATCAGCGGCCAGACCTTCACCCACCTGATCAACGACGTCCTGACCGCGCTCGCTCGCCACGGCATGCGCAAGTTCGTCATCGTTAACTCCGCGATCGACAACATCGGCTTCCTGTGCGAGTCGGCGCGCATTCTCACAAGTGATATGCCGGACGCCCGCGTGATGATCGTGAACTGGTGGGACGTGGTCGGTGAGGAGTTCCGGAATCGTCTCGCCGCCGAAACCGCCGTGGACCGCGCCGACGACCATCACGCCGCCATGGTGGAGTCCAGCCTGGTCATGCACATCGCTCCGCACGCCGTCCAGCCCGACCGCACCCCAGCGTCCCCCACCCGACCCCCAGCACGCCGGATCAACTATCACATGTTCCCGATCCCGACCGATGTCGCTACCGAGTCCGGCGTCGTGTACACCGCCGCCGAAGCCGACGCCCGCCTCGGCGAACGGGTCGCGGAGCGCGTTGCTCACGAAATGGCGGCCGCCGTCCGTCTGGAATTCGGCGAGTCCGATGAACGGTGA